In Flammeovirgaceae bacterium 311, one DNA window encodes the following:
- a CDS encoding hypothetical protein (COG5605 Predicted small integral membrane protein), which translates to MAQINDHHDAEVTPQPANKEHIRKIWMTALLLGAVTAVEFIIAFTMEANMLRVAIFIGLTIVKAFYIVAEFMHMKYETKSLAWSVILPTIFIVWLIIALLTEGGQVLQGRM; encoded by the coding sequence ATGGCTCAAATAAACGACCATCACGATGCGGAGGTAACACCTCAGCCAGCAAATAAAGAGCATATCAGAAAGATATGGATGACGGCCCTTTTACTAGGTGCCGTTACTGCAGTAGAATTTATCATTGCCTTTACCATGGAGGCAAACATGCTAAGAGTTGCCATCTTTATTGGCCTTACCATTGTAAAAGCCTTTTACATAGTGGCAGAGTTCATGCACATGAAGTATGAAACAAAATCTTTGGCCTGGAGTGTTATTTTACCCACCATCTTTATTGTCTGGCTAATCATAGCCTTGCTAACAGAGGGTGGCCAGGTACTACAGGGAAGAATGTAA